A single region of the Gracilibacillus caseinilyticus genome encodes:
- a CDS encoding LCP family glycopolymer transferase encodes MLRVETRSNRKKINKKWWIWTPVIIVVVLIAVVGGYALSIVNNVEETFNTKMHDPVESIDQEKVKQKMNASEPLNILLLGVDERGNDVGRSDALMVLNLKPETEEMQLISIPRDTRTLIVGRGEQDKINHAYAFGGPDMSIQTVQHFLDIEIDYFVRVNMEGLKELVDELGTITVDNEIEWSDGTYQFTKGPVEMDGAKTLAYVRMRKQDPAGDFGRTERQRKVIEAIINDGANVANVTKINELINIMGNNMSTSIDFNAVKSLLGGYTNTRKNVNSYQMQGSGTKIDGIYYYIVPEEEVSKVQAMINS; translated from the coding sequence ATGTTGAGGGTGGAGACTAGATCGAATCGAAAAAAAATCAACAAAAAATGGTGGATATGGACGCCAGTTATTATTGTCGTTGTTTTGATTGCGGTTGTGGGAGGATATGCGTTATCAATTGTTAATAATGTGGAAGAGACATTTAATACGAAAATGCATGATCCGGTGGAATCTATTGATCAGGAGAAAGTGAAACAAAAGATGAACGCATCTGAGCCGTTAAATATTTTATTGTTAGGTGTTGACGAAAGAGGAAATGATGTTGGTAGATCTGATGCATTAATGGTATTAAATTTAAAGCCTGAAACAGAGGAAATGCAATTAATCAGTATTCCCCGGGATACAAGAACATTAATTGTCGGCAGGGGCGAACAAGATAAAATTAATCATGCCTATGCATTTGGTGGCCCCGATATGTCGATTCAGACAGTTCAGCATTTTCTTGATATAGAAATTGACTATTTTGTTCGGGTAAATATGGAAGGATTAAAAGAGTTAGTAGATGAACTGGGTACGATAACAGTTGATAATGAAATAGAATGGTCAGATGGTACTTATCAATTTACCAAAGGCCCTGTCGAAATGGATGGTGCGAAGACATTAGCTTATGTAAGAATGAGAAAGCAAGATCCAGCAGGCGATTTTGGCCGGACAGAACGACAGCGAAAAGTGATTGAGGCGATCATTAATGATGGCGCTAATGTGGCAAATGTTACGAAGATTAACGAACTAATAAACATCATGGGTAATAACATGTCCACAAGCATTGATTTCAATGCGGTGAAGTCACTACTGGGCGGTTATACAAATACAAGAAAGAATGTAAACAGTTATCAAATGCAAGGGTCCGGAACGAAGATTGATGGAATATATTATTATATCGTACCAGAAGAAGAAGTGTCGAAGGTACAAGCAATGATTAACAGCTAA
- a CDS encoding Gfo/Idh/MocA family protein, which produces MKVGIIGCGNISKIYLENATRFANYSIEAVADLVLERAQERAEQYHIPKAYTTEQLLDDPEIDFVINLTIPAVHAEIAIRALEKGKHVYGEKPLAVSLEDGQRMIETAKEKGLMIGNAPDTFLGAGIQTSRKLIDDGWIGRPLSATAFMMIAGHERWHPDPAFYYQEGGGPMFDMGPYYLHALVNLLGPVARVTGSAQMGYTERTITSQPKFGEAIKVETPTQINSVLDFEKGPVASMIMSFDTHAHQLPHIEIYGTEGTLSVPDPNTFGGPVYLRRHDHKEWQEIPLSHGFSDNSRGLGVAEMVDAIQAGKSARANGELSYHVLEIMHGILGSSSEGKHHVLSSSCEQPDALPIGFDEKHFLR; this is translated from the coding sequence ATGAAAGTAGGTATTATTGGTTGTGGAAATATTAGTAAGATTTATTTAGAAAATGCGACACGATTTGCTAATTATTCGATTGAAGCGGTAGCAGATCTTGTGTTGGAAAGAGCACAAGAACGTGCGGAACAATATCATATTCCGAAAGCGTATACAACTGAACAGCTGTTAGATGATCCTGAAATTGATTTCGTTATAAATTTAACCATACCAGCTGTCCATGCTGAAATTGCAATCCGGGCTTTAGAGAAGGGCAAGCATGTATATGGCGAAAAGCCGCTAGCAGTCTCATTAGAAGACGGTCAACGCATGATCGAAACAGCGAAGGAAAAGGGACTGATGATTGGCAATGCGCCGGATACTTTTCTTGGAGCAGGTATTCAGACATCAAGAAAATTGATTGATGACGGATGGATTGGCCGTCCGCTTTCTGCAACAGCGTTTATGATGATAGCAGGACATGAAAGATGGCATCCGGATCCTGCATTTTATTATCAAGAAGGTGGGGGACCGATGTTTGACATGGGACCATACTACTTACATGCTCTTGTCAACTTATTAGGTCCTGTTGCCCGTGTCACCGGTTCAGCGCAGATGGGCTATACAGAAAGAACGATTACGAGTCAGCCTAAATTTGGCGAAGCAATAAAAGTAGAGACACCAACGCAGATTAATAGTGTATTAGATTTTGAAAAAGGCCCCGTAGCTTCCATGATCATGAGCTTTGATACCCATGCCCACCAGTTACCGCATATTGAAATATATGGTACAGAAGGTACATTATCGGTACCAGATCCGAATACGTTTGGTGGTCCGGTTTATCTAAGAAGACATGATCATAAGGAGTGGCAGGAGATCCCGTTATCACACGGCTTTTCCGATAATAGCAGAGGCTTAGGAGTAGCCGAAATGGTCGATGCCATTCAAGCTGGCAAATCAGCCAGAGCAAATGGTGAACTGTCCTATCATGTGTTAGAAATTATGCATGGTATACTCGGCTCTTCTTCAGAAGGCAAACATCATGTGCTGTCAAGCAGCTGTGAACAGCCAGATGCACTACCAATAGGATTTGATGAGAAACATTTTCTTCGTTAA
- a CDS encoding sugar phosphate isomerase/epimerase family protein, translating into MKLGVFAVLFGDKSLEEALDKVQAAGLGTVEIGAGGYPGNAHCNPEILLQDEQKLQGFQQAFEQRGISISALSCHGNPLHPNQDIALQHHHQFEQTVLLAEKIGVDTVVTFSGCPGESEYSRNPVWVTAAWPDDHPEVLTWQWEEKVIPYWKEQQAFLQAHGVRVAIEPHPGFVVYNNETALKLRASCGEQIGVNFDPSHLYWQQMDPVISIKELGKHNALFHFHAKDTAIDPENTAANGVLDTKPYSDELNRSWIFRTIGYGHGEQEWKRIISALQLIGYQGAVSIEHEDSLMSVDEGFQKAVDLLQDCLIKEKVGEMWWA; encoded by the coding sequence GTGAAATTAGGCGTATTTGCGGTTTTATTTGGAGACAAATCATTGGAAGAAGCATTGGATAAGGTCCAGGCAGCAGGATTGGGTACAGTAGAAATAGGTGCAGGAGGCTATCCAGGTAATGCGCACTGTAACCCTGAGATTCTTCTGCAGGATGAACAAAAATTACAAGGATTCCAACAAGCATTTGAACAGCGGGGGATATCGATTAGTGCCCTAAGCTGTCACGGTAATCCCCTGCACCCAAATCAAGATATAGCATTACAGCATCATCATCAATTTGAACAAACGGTTTTATTAGCAGAAAAAATTGGCGTCGATACAGTAGTAACCTTTTCTGGATGTCCTGGTGAATCAGAATATTCCCGAAATCCGGTATGGGTAACAGCAGCCTGGCCAGACGATCATCCTGAAGTATTAACATGGCAATGGGAAGAAAAGGTGATTCCATACTGGAAAGAGCAACAAGCCTTCTTGCAGGCACATGGTGTGAGAGTGGCGATTGAGCCACACCCTGGTTTTGTTGTCTATAATAATGAAACAGCTTTGAAGTTGCGTGCATCTTGTGGCGAGCAAATTGGCGTGAATTTCGATCCAAGCCATTTATATTGGCAACAAATGGACCCGGTAATCAGTATTAAAGAATTAGGTAAGCATAATGCCCTGTTTCATTTTCATGCAAAAGACACTGCCATTGATCCAGAAAATACAGCAGCTAACGGTGTATTGGATACGAAGCCATATAGTGATGAACTAAATCGTTCCTGGATTTTCCGGACAATCGGCTACGGACATGGCGAACAGGAATGGAAGCGAATCATTAGTGCACTGCAGCTTATCGGTTATCAAGGTGCAGTCAGTATCGAACATGAAGACAGCCTAATGTCAGTTGATGAAGGCTTTCAGAAAGCAGTTGATTTATTACAGGATTGCTTAATCAAAGAAAAGGTAGGTGAAATGTGGTGGGCGTAA
- a CDS encoding NUDIX hydrolase, producing the protein MANNDWKINQSTTTQVDRFKITIDEVMLANQETQQFSYVQFRDGVCILAITEDDHVLMLKQYRHPLQSIELEFPAGMIEEEEDSLLAAKRELLEETGYQTNHWIALDYFYPSAGSTTEKIHLFLATDSVRVAEQELEELEEIELEKVPIGQFYKLVENGYFRHGAGLACWARYLSMVRN; encoded by the coding sequence TTGGCCAATAATGATTGGAAGATTAATCAAAGCACAACCACTCAGGTAGATCGGTTTAAAATTACTATTGATGAAGTAATGCTTGCTAATCAAGAAACACAGCAATTCTCTTATGTTCAATTTCGTGATGGTGTCTGTATTCTTGCGATAACTGAAGATGATCATGTCCTCATGCTGAAGCAATACCGTCATCCACTTCAATCAATAGAACTTGAATTTCCGGCTGGCATGATCGAGGAGGAAGAAGATTCATTATTGGCAGCAAAAAGGGAATTGTTAGAGGAAACAGGTTATCAAACTAATCATTGGATTGCATTGGATTACTTTTACCCATCAGCTGGCTCAACAACAGAAAAAATCCATTTGTTTTTAGCTACTGATTCAGTACGAGTAGCGGAACAGGAATTGGAAGAATTAGAAGAGATTGAACTGGAAAAAGTACCAATTGGTCAATTCTATAAGCTGGTCGAAAACGGGTATTTCCGCCACGGAGCAGGACTCGCCTGCTGGGCGCGATATTTGAGCATGGTGCGGAATTAG
- a CDS encoding HesB/YadR/YfhF family protein, which yields MDIKVSEKALQWFKDEVEVKEGNTVKFQAKYGGYSPIHEGFSLAFALNEPIEEPLVTTEIDNITFFIEDTDAWYFKGYQLHVEFDDDLQEVKYEYEEEK from the coding sequence ATGGACATTAAAGTATCTGAAAAAGCATTACAGTGGTTTAAAGATGAAGTAGAAGTAAAAGAAGGCAACACCGTTAAGTTCCAAGCCAAATATGGTGGTTATAGTCCAATACACGAAGGATTCTCTCTTGCATTCGCGTTAAATGAACCAATCGAAGAACCTTTGGTGACGACAGAAATAGATAATATCACTTTTTTCATCGAAGATACAGATGCCTGGTATTTCAAAGGATATCAATTACACGTTGAATTTGATGATGATTTACAAGAAGTAAAATACGAGTACGAAGAGGAAAAGTGA
- the trhA gene encoding PAQR family membrane homeostasis protein TrhA gives MGSTHEFSQKEEIANSVTHGIGMALSIAGLVILIVFSSLHGSPWHIVSFTLFGVTMVLLYTSSTLLHSLPKGKAKDVFEILDHSSIYFFIAGTYTPFLFVIVRGWEGWTLFGIIWGLAIGGTIFKAFFVKKFLFFSTILYVIMGWLIVFTWNPLVETLAPNGVRLLVLGGVLYTVGAVFYVWRGFKYHHALWHLFVLAGTIMHFFAVLLYVLPVE, from the coding sequence ATGGGCTCCACACATGAATTTTCACAAAAAGAAGAAATTGCCAACTCAGTTACCCACGGTATCGGAATGGCACTAAGTATCGCCGGCCTGGTGATCTTAATCGTCTTTTCTTCTTTACACGGCTCACCATGGCATATCGTCAGCTTCACCTTATTCGGTGTTACCATGGTATTGCTCTATACATCGTCAACACTGTTACACAGCTTACCAAAAGGAAAAGCAAAAGATGTGTTTGAAATATTAGATCATTCGTCCATCTATTTTTTTATTGCTGGTACGTATACACCTTTTTTATTTGTTATCGTTCGCGGCTGGGAAGGCTGGACATTATTTGGAATCATCTGGGGGCTAGCGATTGGCGGTACGATTTTTAAAGCCTTCTTCGTTAAAAAGTTTCTTTTCTTCTCCACGATTCTGTACGTCATCATGGGCTGGCTCATCGTATTCACATGGAACCCGCTCGTCGAAACGCTCGCCCCTAATGGTGTACGGTTACTTGTCCTGGGTGGTGTACTCTATACAGTTGGTGCCGTCTTTTATGTATGGCGCGGTTTTAAATACCATCACGCCCTCTGGCACTTATTCGTGCTAGCAGGGACGATTATGCATTTTTTCGCTGTACTATTGTATGTATTGCCGGTTGAATAA
- a CDS encoding DUF1189 domain-containing protein, giving the protein MGILSILRKSAILPKKDALFWLNRISMRDTLVYLFLLFFIVFLPNVMIMIAGYEQGYSQVSYSQYLLQIIVFYPFFMMFLVVTSISILALGSLLLRSILQRKLAYQQLWKMTAFALLWPLLSYQVLYFISQEPTIAFLLCALFLYVIVVQMILKYPKRKK; this is encoded by the coding sequence ATGGGAATCTTATCAATATTACGAAAAAGTGCAATCTTACCCAAAAAAGATGCGTTGTTCTGGCTGAATCGCATCAGCATGAGAGATACGCTCGTTTATCTTTTCTTATTATTTTTTATTGTCTTTTTACCAAACGTCATGATCATGATAGCAGGCTATGAACAGGGATATTCACAAGTTTCCTATAGCCAGTATCTGCTTCAAATCATCGTATTTTATCCATTCTTCATGATGTTTTTAGTAGTTACCAGTATTTCGATACTCGCACTAGGCTCGTTGTTATTACGATCGATACTACAACGGAAATTAGCGTATCAACAATTGTGGAAAATGACGGCTTTCGCATTATTATGGCCACTGCTTAGTTATCAAGTGTTGTACTTTATTTCACAAGAGCCGACGATCGCTTTTCTCTTATGTGCACTATTTTTGTATGTTATTGTCGTTCAGATGATTCTGAAATATCCAAAAAGAAAGAAATGA
- a CDS encoding ThuA domain-containing protein, translating into MKQALIFQGGWQGHEPEDVAHILAGLLEKEDYQVKITDTLQTLAEDDLTQYDLIVPNWTQGTIEQEQLQPLLKAVEQGTGLAGLHGGMGDSFRMEVDYQFMVGGQWVAHPGNDGVEYDVHIVDADHPLTEGMKNFKVVSEQYYMHVDPAVHVHATTRFPVAEGPYQTNGEVDMPVVWTKKWGKGKVYYCGLGHVAEIVNMPEVLQLMRNGFIWASR; encoded by the coding sequence ATGAAACAGGCGTTAATTTTTCAAGGTGGTTGGCAAGGGCATGAGCCAGAAGATGTAGCTCATATTTTAGCAGGGTTATTAGAAAAAGAAGATTATCAGGTGAAAATCACCGATACGTTACAAACATTGGCAGAAGATGATTTAACCCAATATGATCTGATTGTTCCGAATTGGACACAGGGAACGATTGAACAAGAGCAGCTTCAACCATTATTAAAAGCGGTGGAGCAAGGAACAGGACTAGCAGGACTTCATGGTGGGATGGGGGATTCCTTCCGAATGGAAGTCGATTATCAATTTATGGTTGGTGGCCAGTGGGTAGCGCATCCCGGCAATGATGGGGTGGAATATGATGTACATATTGTCGATGCCGATCATCCGCTAACCGAAGGAATGAAGAATTTTAAAGTCGTTTCTGAACAGTATTACATGCATGTTGACCCAGCTGTTCATGTACATGCAACGACGAGATTTCCGGTGGCAGAAGGACCTTACCAAACCAATGGTGAAGTAGATATGCCTGTCGTCTGGACGAAAAAATGGGGAAAAGGAAAAGTCTATTATTGTGGATTAGGCCATGTGGCAGAAATCGTAAACATGCCAGAAGTATTGCAGTTGATGAGAAACGGTTTTATTTGGGCCAGTAGATAG
- a CDS encoding Gfo/Idh/MocA family protein has translation MGVKPKIRIGMIGYQFMGKAHSHAYRDLPFYFDNPLEPELTVIAGRNEEAVKEAQQKMGWLSYETDWHRVLARDDVDVIDIVTPNHAHAEIAIAAAEAGKHIITEKPLALTVEESERMLEAVQKNNVKHMICHNYRFVPAVQMAKQLIEQGRIGRIFHFRANYLQDFIIDPNFPLVWRLKKEVSGSGALGDIGAHSIDLARFLVGELKEVTAMMETFVKERPIGEMTGGLSAKGDTSEMGEVTVDDAVAILARFENGTFGTFEATRFAGGNRNKNKFEINGEKGSIRWDMENMNNLEVYLADDETGVQGFRLINCTEEVHPYAGAYWPAGHIIGYEHTFIHLMDEFLRGIHENRQTAPNFEDGVKNQRILAAVEQSAQEKRWVSL, from the coding sequence GTGGGCGTAAAACCGAAGATCAGGATAGGGATGATTGGTTATCAATTTATGGGGAAAGCACATAGCCACGCGTATCGTGATTTGCCTTTTTATTTTGATAATCCGTTAGAACCAGAATTAACAGTGATTGCAGGTCGTAATGAAGAAGCAGTGAAAGAAGCTCAGCAAAAAATGGGCTGGTTAAGCTATGAGACTGACTGGCATCGTGTATTAGCGCGCGATGATGTGGACGTGATCGATATCGTAACACCGAATCATGCGCACGCAGAAATCGCTATTGCTGCTGCTGAAGCAGGGAAGCATATTATTACGGAAAAACCGTTAGCGTTAACCGTTGAGGAATCAGAACGAATGCTGGAAGCGGTGCAAAAGAACAACGTGAAACATATGATTTGTCATAATTATCGTTTCGTTCCAGCAGTTCAAATGGCTAAGCAACTGATTGAGCAAGGTCGGATCGGTCGAATCTTTCATTTCCGGGCCAATTATCTACAGGATTTCATTATCGATCCCAACTTTCCACTGGTTTGGCGTCTGAAGAAAGAAGTATCAGGTTCCGGTGCATTAGGCGATATCGGAGCGCACAGTATTGACTTAGCTCGTTTTCTTGTAGGTGAGCTGAAGGAAGTAACCGCCATGATGGAAACATTTGTGAAAGAACGCCCCATTGGTGAAATGACAGGCGGCTTAAGTGCGAAAGGGGATACCTCTGAAATGGGGGAAGTTACTGTGGATGACGCGGTAGCGATCCTTGCCAGATTTGAAAATGGAACGTTCGGTACCTTCGAGGCGACTCGCTTTGCTGGTGGTAATCGCAACAAGAACAAATTCGAAATTAACGGCGAAAAAGGTTCGATTCGCTGGGATATGGAGAATATGAATAATCTGGAAGTTTACTTAGCGGATGATGAAACTGGTGTGCAAGGTTTCCGGCTGATTAACTGTACCGAAGAAGTCCATCCATATGCCGGCGCCTACTGGCCAGCAGGTCATATTATTGGCTATGAACATACCTTTATTCATTTAATGGATGAATTTTTAAGAGGTATTCATGAAAACCGTCAAACTGCGCCAAACTTTGAAGACGGTGTCAAAAACCAACGAATCTTAGCTGCAGTAGAACAATCTGCACAGGAGAAGCGTTGGGTAAGCTTATAA
- a CDS encoding flavin reductase family protein: protein MGKQEFRKAMSKFATGITVVTSEFDDDVHGMTVNAFMSVSLDPQLITISLDHKTNFYKNADKIKRIGVSILREEQQDVSMIFAKQLNQSFYDFTTLDGIPVINNALTSLACSVVNNVEAGDHLLLIAEVDDIKVDDGKPILYYNSGYQRIAED, encoded by the coding sequence ATGGGAAAACAAGAATTCCGTAAAGCAATGAGTAAATTTGCTACAGGGATTACCGTTGTCACATCAGAATTTGATGATGATGTACATGGTATGACCGTTAATGCATTTATGTCGGTTTCCTTGGATCCGCAATTAATTACCATTTCTTTAGATCATAAAACTAACTTTTATAAAAACGCCGATAAAATCAAACGTATAGGTGTGAGTATACTTCGTGAGGAACAACAGGACGTCTCAATGATTTTTGCTAAGCAGCTTAATCAATCTTTCTATGATTTCACGACACTCGATGGTATCCCTGTTATCAACAATGCGCTCACATCATTGGCATGTAGCGTTGTAAACAATGTCGAAGCGGGTGATCATTTATTGCTTATTGCAGAAGTAGATGATATTAAGGTTGATGACGGAAAACCAATTCTCTATTATAACAGTGGTTATCAGCGAATCGCAGAGGACTAG